One window from the genome of candidate division KSB1 bacterium encodes:
- a CDS encoding cation:proton antiporter, with product MHDFSLLYELFVVFFSAIIVVLIFHRLNLPHIVGFLFCGVVAGPYGLNLVTRVEGIEMLAEIGVVLLLFTIGLELSLADLKRMRRYVLLGGSLQVISTAGLAFLVARFFDLPAPLAIFLGLLVVHSSTTITMSVLATRQEMDSPHARVILGISLFQDLCTVPMMLITPMLAENAGFQILPIALSLGKALLLVGMVLLLAMFVVPRLLNVLINVRVREILILGIVIICIGTAWLTSSLGLSLALGAFIAGLAISESPYSHQVFAETLPFKDVFNSLFFISVGMLLDLRFLGNHFPLLSFIVFGVLCGKAILGGLVVKLISGSTRLALLVGLAISQVGEFAFVLAKFSLPFQVLNAELYQGFLATTVLTMMATPLLMAAAPRLAQRVPEQIDSSLAKEQQKDAASHFAALRDHTIIVGFGLNGRYLARVLKESSIPYCILELNPQTVREAQKEGEPIGFGDASRLEILRLVNFSAARILVVTVDDIAIGRRIVAVAHQNQPQLYLIVRTKFAAHVEELYQLGANLVIAEEFETATEIFGHVLAEYDLPRNVIEAYIETIRREGAAMIRRPKLLPASLERLRQLLAGNIVDNFLLLENSPAVGKSLAQLDLRNKTGASVIAIVRDHQTLTNPAADFVLAANDLLVVMAAHRGLENVAAMLAGNAEFKTKSINIPRF from the coding sequence GTGCACGATTTTTCCCTGCTTTATGAGCTGTTCGTTGTCTTTTTTAGCGCCATCATCGTGGTGCTGATTTTTCATCGGCTCAACCTGCCGCACATCGTCGGTTTTTTGTTTTGCGGCGTGGTCGCCGGTCCTTATGGATTGAACCTCGTCACGCGCGTTGAAGGCATCGAGATGCTCGCCGAGATCGGCGTCGTCCTGTTGCTGTTCACCATCGGGCTGGAGCTTTCGTTGGCAGATTTGAAGCGCATGCGGCGATATGTTTTGCTTGGCGGCTCGCTGCAAGTCATCAGCACCGCGGGCCTGGCCTTTCTCGTCGCCAGGTTTTTCGATCTGCCGGCGCCGCTCGCCATTTTTCTCGGCCTGCTCGTCGTGCATTCGAGCACGACGATTACCATGAGCGTGCTGGCCACCCGCCAGGAGATGGATTCACCACATGCGCGTGTGATTCTCGGCATTTCGCTGTTTCAAGATCTTTGCACTGTGCCGATGATGCTGATCACGCCGATGCTGGCGGAAAACGCCGGTTTCCAAATTCTCCCGATTGCGCTGTCATTGGGCAAAGCGCTGCTGCTGGTCGGCATGGTGCTGCTGCTGGCGATGTTCGTCGTTCCCAGGCTGCTCAATGTTCTGATCAATGTACGCGTGCGCGAAATTCTGATCCTTGGCATCGTCATCATCTGCATCGGCACGGCCTGGCTCACTTCTTCGTTGGGCCTGTCCTTGGCATTGGGCGCGTTCATCGCCGGGCTCGCCATTTCCGAATCGCCATACAGCCATCAAGTCTTCGCCGAAACCCTGCCGTTTAAAGATGTGTTCAACAGCCTCTTTTTTATTTCCGTGGGGATGTTGCTTGACCTGCGATTTCTCGGCAATCATTTTCCGCTCTTGAGCTTCATCGTTTTTGGGGTTTTGTGTGGCAAAGCCATATTGGGCGGATTGGTCGTCAAGCTCATTTCCGGCTCAACCCGGCTGGCGTTGCTGGTGGGACTGGCCATTTCCCAAGTCGGCGAATTCGCCTTTGTGCTGGCGAAATTCAGCCTGCCATTTCAAGTGTTGAATGCCGAGCTTTATCAAGGTTTTTTGGCGACGACGGTGCTCACGATGATGGCCACGCCGCTGCTCATGGCAGCAGCGCCGCGGCTCGCGCAGCGCGTGCCTGAGCAAATCGACAGCAGCCTGGCCAAAGAACAACAAAAAGATGCGGCCAGCCATTTTGCCGCGCTGCGTGACCATACCATCATCGTCGGCTTCGGGCTGAACGGCCGTTATCTGGCGCGCGTCTTGAAGGAAAGCAGCATTCCTTACTGCATTTTGGAGCTGAATCCGCAAACTGTACGCGAGGCCCAAAAAGAGGGTGAGCCCATCGGCTTCGGCGACGCCTCGCGTTTGGAGATTTTGCGGCTGGTCAATTTCAGCGCCGCGCGCATTCTTGTGGTGACGGTGGACGACATTGCGATCGGCCGCCGCATCGTGGCGGTGGCGCATCAGAACCAGCCACAGCTTTACTTGATCGTGCGCACCAAATTTGCCGCGCACGTTGAAGAGCTTTATCAGCTTGGCGCCAATCTGGTGATCGCCGAGGAGTTTGAAACCGCCACCGAGATTTTCGGACACGTACTGGCGGAATATGACTTGCCTCGCAACGTCATCGAGGCGTATATTGAAACCATTCGCCGTGAAGGCGCGGCGATGATCCGCCGGCCCAAGCTGCTGCCGGCCTCATTGGAAAGGCTGCGGCAATTGTTGGCCGGCAACATCGTGGATAATTTCCTGCTGCTGGAAAATTCTCCCGCGGTCGGAAAAAGCCTGGCGCAACTGGATTTGCGCAACAAAACCGGCGCCAGCGTCATCGCGATTGTGCGCGATCATCAAACGCTCACCAATCCCGCGGCGGATTTTGTTTTGGCCGCCAACGACTTATTGGTGGTGATGGCCGCTCATCGCGGTTTGGAAAATGTGGCAGCGATGCTGGCGGGAAATGCTGAGTTTAAAACTAAAAGCATAAATATCCCGCGTTTTTAG
- a CDS encoding glycosyltransferase — protein MNKEQNQHLTKNEQPLASIIVPAYNSKRTIRQCLSSLLAQQTAHHYEVILVDSSKDETPQIVREEFPQVRLIHLEQQTYPGSARNLGIRHARGKILAFMDSDCVADPDWLDRIITAHGQLDAAAIFGAVRNGTPTSIIGTVCYLIEFNEFLPRAKPRYTDILLGGNVGYKQEVFSKHNIFFTDIFPSEDTIFAWTLRQKNEKIYFDPRILVAHLNRTSFSGLLRHQHTLGKASAEARRTTNLRGQIFVKYPWLCLGLPLVRWARAALRLLQTDVKYFLVFLALTPLYLIASSAWSFGFISKGSFAPTRIRIEPSRAGT, from the coding sequence GTGAATAAAGAACAAAATCAACATCTGACGAAAAATGAACAGCCGCTGGCGAGCATCATCGTGCCGGCCTATAATTCAAAACGAACGATCCGGCAATGTCTCAGCAGCTTGCTCGCACAGCAAACCGCTCACCATTACGAAGTGATTTTGGTTGACAGCAGCAAGGACGAGACGCCGCAAATCGTGCGCGAGGAATTTCCGCAAGTGCGGCTCATTCATCTCGAGCAGCAAACCTATCCCGGCTCGGCGCGCAACCTGGGCATCCGCCACGCCCGCGGCAAAATCTTGGCGTTCATGGATTCGGATTGTGTTGCCGATCCCGATTGGCTCGACCGCATCATCACTGCGCACGGCCAGCTCGACGCCGCCGCGATTTTTGGCGCGGTGCGAAACGGCACGCCCACCAGCATCATCGGCACGGTTTGCTATCTCATCGAATTCAACGAGTTTCTGCCGCGCGCCAAACCGCGTTACACGGATATTCTGCTCGGCGGCAACGTCGGTTACAAACAGGAGGTTTTCAGCAAGCACAATATTTTTTTCACCGACATTTTCCCCTCCGAGGACACCATCTTCGCCTGGACGCTGCGGCAAAAGAACGAAAAAATTTATTTCGATCCGCGCATTTTGGTGGCGCATTTGAATCGCACGAGTTTCAGCGGCTTGCTGCGGCATCAGCACACGTTGGGCAAGGCCTCCGCCGAGGCGCGCCGTACGACAAATTTGCGCGGCCAAATCTTCGTGAAATATCCCTGGCTGTGTTTGGGCTTGCCTCTCGTGCGTTGGGCGCGCGCCGCCCTGCGGTTGCTGCAAACCGATGTGAAATATTTTTTGGTTTTTCTGGCGCTCACGCCGCTTTATTTAATCGCCAGCTCCGCCTGGAGTTTCGGCTTCATCTCAAAAGGCAGCTTTGCTCCCACGCGCATCCGAATCGAACCGAGCCGCGCCGGGACGTGA
- a CDS encoding glycosyltransferase family 39 protein, which translates to MTDVQPFRPSWRVYAILLLLIIAGAYLRLANLDRPSFWVDEFNHVVAAQAMLEGRGAVFPSGLPYLRGMLYTKIVAFSFSLFGVGEFGARFFSAVFGVLTIPLVFFVAARLFRHLGVGVIAAFLQAFTPFNIGWSRVSRMYAIFQFFFLLAAYAIYAGIESERKKPVAVTKMSSWWSRLQHRLAVWNIDFTWLLIAALAMAVATYLQVLSGIILPGLLIYFFIMLLWAVTIEGWRSVMASKYAVFIVTALLGVTGIAALAPGLLAEAREAVNFSPNWARYDYVQNKFYYLWFLTSNFYFTIAAFFMIGAVAAAAERRRPAVYLLSIFVVALALLSTLFVVKVERYIFHLFPFYLIIAAYGAVKLFEFALALNREALQKYPARWSKLNLLAVAIVGIGILGASDWLRYARKIPSFYTTSNGAVGYEEWREACEYLRRQQAEGQPVVSTLPIAVHYYLGRVDYYLASRQNPRDDEIIMKNGTAVDYYSNARVIDTVEDLQSLMVKQPAGWLIVDEYRLGEERLVRPAVKEFIQRRLQCRYVTPEKSIAIYAWG; encoded by the coding sequence ATGACAGACGTGCAACCGTTCCGCCCGTCGTGGCGGGTTTATGCGATCCTCCTGTTGCTGATCATCGCCGGCGCTTATTTGCGCCTGGCGAACCTCGACCGCCCGAGTTTTTGGGTGGATGAGTTCAACCACGTCGTGGCCGCGCAAGCCATGCTCGAAGGCCGGGGCGCGGTTTTTCCGTCCGGGCTGCCTTATCTGCGCGGCATGTTGTACACGAAAATCGTCGCCTTTTCATTTTCACTTTTCGGCGTGGGCGAATTTGGCGCGCGGTTTTTCAGCGCGGTTTTCGGCGTCCTCACGATTCCGCTTGTCTTTTTCGTCGCTGCCCGCCTGTTTCGCCATCTCGGCGTCGGCGTGATCGCCGCGTTTTTACAGGCCTTCACACCGTTCAACATCGGCTGGTCGCGCGTCAGCCGGATGTACGCCATCTTTCAGTTTTTTTTCCTGCTGGCGGCTTATGCGATTTACGCCGGCATCGAAAGCGAGCGCAAGAAACCTGTCGCAGTAACGAAGATGTCGAGTTGGTGGTCGCGCTTACAGCATCGTCTTGCTGTGTGGAATATTGATTTCACATGGCTTTTGATCGCGGCATTGGCCATGGCGGTTGCGACGTATTTGCAAGTTTTGAGCGGCATCATTCTTCCTGGCCTTTTGATTTATTTTTTCATCATGCTGCTCTGGGCCGTGACGATTGAAGGATGGCGCAGCGTAATGGCGAGCAAGTATGCCGTTTTTATCGTCACGGCGCTGTTGGGCGTTACCGGCATCGCCGCGCTCGCTCCCGGCTTGTTGGCCGAAGCGCGCGAGGCGGTGAATTTCAGCCCCAACTGGGCGCGTTATGATTACGTGCAGAATAAATTTTATTATCTCTGGTTTTTGACTTCGAATTTTTATTTCACCATCGCGGCGTTTTTCATGATCGGCGCTGTCGCTGCTGCGGCTGAGCGGCGCCGGCCGGCGGTTTATCTTCTGAGTATTTTTGTTGTCGCGCTCGCTTTGCTTTCAACTTTATTTGTGGTGAAAGTCGAGCGGTATATTTTTCATCTGTTCCCGTTTTATTTAATCATCGCCGCTTACGGCGCGGTCAAGCTGTTCGAGTTTGCCCTGGCGTTGAATCGCGAGGCACTGCAAAAATATCCGGCGCGCTGGTCGAAATTGAATCTGCTGGCCGTCGCCATCGTCGGCATTGGAATTCTTGGCGCGTCGGATTGGCTCCGCTATGCCCGCAAGATTCCGTCATTCTACACGACAAGCAACGGCGCCGTGGGATACGAAGAGTGGCGGGAAGCGTGCGAGTATCTGCGCCGCCAGCAGGCTGAAGGCCAGCCGGTGGTGTCAACGCTGCCGATCGCGGTGCATTACTATCTCGGGCGCGTTGATTACTATCTCGCCAGCCGCCAAAATCCACGCGACGACGAGATCATCATGAAAAACGGCACCGCCGTTGATTATTACAGCAACGCCCGCGTGATCGACACGGTGGAAGATTTGCAAAGCTTGATGGTCAAGCAGCCGGCCGGCTGGCTCATCGTCGACGAATATCGCCTCGGCGAAGAGCGTCTTGTTCGTCCGGCCGTCAAGGAATTCATCCAGCGCCGACTGCAATGCCGCTACGTGACGCCGGAAAAGTCCATCGCGATTTATGCTTGGGGTTAA
- a CDS encoding oligosaccharide flippase family protein gives MGSFTRGTFQLMAAQTVFMLSGYVLNVFLARHFGPELYGAYGVVMAVLVWAEIFVINGIPTAMQKFLAESPSAALFRLGRRMQLGYALLILLLFAALAPAISAWLREPGFKKFLWIAAPDILLYGLYWFYLGAHNGLHRFDSQALIVICYGLSKVASSIGLVLAGVGIAGAFIGNFLGSAVGLAIGLWRLNRASLIEATASEHYSRLINFATPIILSALSLNAVFYLDLLFVKRLLPPVTAGYYTAASTIARVPYFVFLGLGFSILPVLSRALAQQNAAESRQLLRQTMRWLFVLLAPVLALTIANAESIILFLYTSAYQPATKILPLLIISIALYTFWMVLSTIMSAAGKPDRAFHMSLAATVVDVILCWTLVPRWEGGGAALATLGASACGMLLTGTYVLRRFGFFIPWRSLWRAIIAGAVVWAISLWWITAGVMLLAELIVLFGLYLLFLYILGELKDIRKIFL, from the coding sequence ATGGGTTCTTTCACCCGTGGCACGTTTCAGTTGATGGCGGCGCAGACAGTTTTCATGCTGAGCGGGTACGTGCTGAATGTTTTTCTCGCACGCCATTTCGGCCCCGAGCTTTACGGCGCGTACGGCGTGGTCATGGCGGTTTTGGTGTGGGCCGAAATTTTTGTCATCAACGGCATTCCCACCGCCATGCAGAAATTTCTGGCCGAATCGCCCTCGGCGGCGCTGTTTCGACTCGGCCGCCGCATGCAGCTCGGATACGCACTTCTCATCCTGCTGCTGTTTGCCGCGTTGGCGCCGGCCATCAGCGCCTGGCTGCGCGAACCTGGTTTTAAAAAATTTCTGTGGATCGCCGCGCCGGATATTTTGCTGTACGGCTTGTATTGGTTTTATCTCGGCGCACACAATGGCTTGCACCGCTTCGATTCCCAGGCGCTGATCGTCATCTGTTACGGCCTGAGCAAAGTGGCGAGCAGCATCGGCCTGGTTCTCGCCGGCGTTGGCATTGCCGGCGCGTTTATCGGCAATTTTCTCGGGTCCGCCGTGGGTTTGGCAATCGGCCTCTGGCGGCTGAATCGCGCCAGTTTGATCGAGGCGACGGCTTCCGAGCATTATTCACGGCTCATCAATTTTGCGACGCCGATCATTTTATCCGCACTCAGCCTCAACGCCGTTTTTTATCTCGACCTGCTCTTTGTCAAACGTTTGCTGCCGCCGGTCACCGCCGGTTATTACACGGCAGCGTCCACGATCGCGCGCGTGCCGTATTTCGTTTTTCTCGGTTTGGGTTTTTCGATTTTGCCGGTTTTGAGCCGCGCGCTGGCGCAGCAAAACGCGGCTGAAAGCCGGCAGTTGTTGCGCCAGACCATGCGTTGGCTCTTTGTCCTGTTGGCGCCGGTTTTGGCTCTCACCATCGCCAATGCGGAAAGTATCATTTTATTTCTTTACACCAGCGCCTACCAGCCGGCAACAAAGATTTTGCCCCTGCTCATCATCAGCATCGCCTTGTACACGTTCTGGATGGTGTTGAGCACAATCATGAGCGCCGCCGGCAAACCCGATCGCGCGTTTCACATGTCGCTGGCAGCCACGGTGGTGGATGTGATTTTGTGCTGGACGCTCGTGCCGCGCTGGGAGGGAGGCGGCGCGGCGCTGGCAACGTTGGGCGCTTCAGCCTGCGGCATGTTGCTGACCGGAACCTACGTGCTGCGACGATTTGGATTCTTCATCCCCTGGCGTTCGCTGTGGCGAGCGATCATCGCCGGCGCTGTAGTGTGGGCGATATCACTGTGGTGGATCACGGCTGGCGTCATGCTGTTGGCCGAGTTGATCGTGTTGTTCGGGCTTTATCTGCTCTTCCTTTATATTCTTGGTGAGTTAAAAGATATTCGTAAAATTTTTTTATGA
- a CDS encoding DUF1972 domain-containing protein: MNIAIMGIRGIPANYGGFETFAEELSTRLVERGHEVTVYGRSNNINHKEKYYRGVRLVILPTIRHKYFDTVAHTLLCVCHSLSQPYDAILICNSANAIFSWIPRLKRIPVALNVDGLEWKRAKWNALGKAFYKISEWLATFCVNEVVTDARDIEKYYLEKFNKRSTYIPYGAPVGRVETDEALRRFNLKPKEYVLYVSRFEPENNPHRIVKAFEQVKTDLKLVMVGDAPYSNDFIREVKNTKDPRIIFTGYVFGQGYRELQSNAYFYIQGTEVGGTHPALLEGMGHGNCILANDVPEHREVLGNTGFFFKTGANGDCSDLRDKMQYLLDNPAVVAQSGLQAQARIREQYTWDRITDGYEQLFERLARR, translated from the coding sequence ATGAACATCGCAATCATGGGCATTCGCGGCATTCCCGCGAATTACGGTGGTTTTGAAACATTTGCCGAAGAATTGAGCACCCGTTTGGTCGAGCGCGGCCATGAGGTCACGGTTTATGGCCGCTCGAACAACATCAACCACAAGGAAAAATATTACCGCGGCGTGCGGCTGGTGATCTTGCCGACGATCCGCCACAAATATTTCGACACCGTCGCGCACACGCTGCTTTGCGTTTGCCACAGCCTCTCACAGCCTTACGACGCCATTTTAATTTGCAACAGCGCCAACGCCATTTTTTCCTGGATACCGCGGCTGAAACGGATTCCGGTCGCGCTCAACGTCGACGGGCTGGAATGGAAGCGCGCCAAATGGAACGCGCTCGGCAAGGCGTTTTACAAAATATCCGAATGGCTCGCGACGTTTTGCGTGAATGAAGTGGTGACGGACGCGCGTGACATCGAGAAATATTATCTGGAAAAATTCAACAAGCGTTCGACCTACATTCCCTATGGTGCGCCGGTCGGCCGCGTGGAAACCGACGAGGCGCTGCGCCGCTTCAATTTGAAGCCCAAAGAGTATGTTCTGTACGTCAGCCGTTTCGAGCCGGAAAACAATCCGCATCGCATTGTCAAAGCGTTCGAGCAGGTCAAGACCGATCTCAAGCTCGTCATGGTCGGCGACGCGCCTTACAGCAACGATTTTATTCGAGAAGTGAAGAACACGAAGGACCCACGCATTATTTTTACCGGCTATGTTTTCGGCCAGGGCTATCGCGAGCTGCAATCCAACGCCTACTTTTACATTCAAGGCACCGAAGTTGGCGGCACACATCCGGCCCTGCTCGAAGGCATGGGACATGGCAATTGCATTCTCGCCAACGATGTGCCGGAGCATCGCGAAGTGTTGGGCAATACCGGCTTCTTTTTCAAAACCGGCGCCAACGGCGATTGCAGCGACCTGCGCGACAAAATGCAATACCTGCTCGACAATCCCGCGGTGGTTGCACAATCCGGCCTTCAAGCTCAGGCGCGCATCCGTGAGCAGTACACCTGGGATCGCATTACCGACGGCTATGAGCAGCTTTTTGAGCGCCTGGCGCGGCGATAG
- a CDS encoding glycosyltransferase family 39 protein, with protein MIADRKKLIILGLVALALLFRLFLMPYRFAVGWDEPHYLQMAASFAAGNWSGFFHPYWSPGLPLWMGLANLLIPDVELAGRLTTMLLGSLIVAPIYLLAHALCGKHVAFWAGVFAALHPSLAFAQTAPLAEPAYMFFGFLGLWLGWQALQKSRWGFAIAAGLCWGFSYLAKPEGTGFLLVFAAFAIGRAVADFFSHRRAPSLLAIAAAGIGFLVAASPYLIYLHKQAGHWTLSAKGAANQQFEATFFTAENDDFFESLSPDNKTLPVDAIFHTGTFLQQAKKNEVPKVEISAGLIARKYATNFFRVLKYGLPQMLSLLLIVLFGLGLLAAPWQREETPLAVYLLAVLIFYWLVMVPFFHITERYLMAMLPLAGIWIARGLLGLAEWLNGTMHAVFSRAFSQRQTITLAVLSLAFLFWLPEMGKVTAQRPEGFGEWGDAVELKEAGKWLRHNAEQQPPIVMSYNKAVDFYAGNYDVRSGVSFSRDSLPRQIEYARHRQARYVVVSERYLKLFPVWQQALEAPNSELKLLYKTGNTIAPKAYVFEIVPQPVENAGN; from the coding sequence TTGATTGCGGATCGTAAAAAATTGATCATCCTCGGCCTCGTCGCGCTGGCGCTGCTCTTTCGGCTCTTTTTAATGCCGTATCGCTTTGCCGTCGGCTGGGATGAGCCGCATTATCTGCAAATGGCCGCCAGTTTTGCCGCTGGCAACTGGAGTGGATTTTTTCATCCGTACTGGTCGCCGGGGCTGCCACTGTGGATGGGGTTGGCAAATTTGCTCATCCCGGATGTCGAGCTGGCCGGACGCTTGACAACGATGCTGTTGGGTTCGTTGATCGTCGCGCCGATTTACCTCTTGGCGCACGCGCTGTGCGGAAAACACGTGGCGTTTTGGGCGGGCGTGTTTGCCGCACTGCATCCCTCACTCGCTTTTGCGCAAACCGCGCCGCTGGCGGAACCGGCATACATGTTCTTTGGCTTTCTCGGCCTGTGGCTCGGCTGGCAGGCTTTGCAAAAAAGCCGTTGGGGCTTCGCCATCGCTGCCGGGTTGTGTTGGGGATTTTCATATCTCGCCAAACCGGAAGGCACGGGTTTTTTGCTCGTTTTTGCCGCCTTTGCAATCGGACGCGCGGTGGCAGATTTTTTCAGCCATCGCCGCGCGCCGTCTTTGCTGGCGATTGCCGCCGCCGGCATCGGGTTTCTTGTCGCGGCCTCGCCGTACTTGATTTATTTGCACAAGCAAGCCGGGCATTGGACGCTCAGCGCCAAAGGCGCGGCGAATCAACAATTCGAGGCGACGTTTTTTACCGCTGAAAACGACGATTTTTTTGAATCGTTATCGCCGGACAACAAAACGCTGCCGGTGGACGCCATTTTTCACACCGGCACGTTTTTGCAGCAGGCGAAAAAAAACGAAGTTCCAAAAGTTGAAATCTCCGCCGGCTTGATCGCGCGCAAATATGCGACGAACTTCTTTCGCGTGCTGAAATACGGCTTGCCGCAAATGCTGTCACTTCTTTTAATCGTTTTGTTCGGCCTCGGCCTGCTGGCTGCGCCCTGGCAAAGAGAGGAAACGCCGCTGGCGGTTTATTTGTTGGCCGTGTTGATTTTTTACTGGCTGGTGATGGTGCCGTTTTTTCACATCACCGAACGTTATCTGATGGCGATGCTGCCGCTCGCCGGAATTTGGATCGCGCGCGGCTTGCTGGGGCTTGCCGAGTGGCTGAACGGCACGATGCATGCAGTATTTTCACGCGCATTTTCGCAACGGCAAACAATCACGCTGGCGGTGCTGAGTTTGGCGTTTCTCTTTTGGCTGCCGGAAATGGGCAAAGTGACGGCGCAGAGGCCGGAAGGTTTTGGCGAGTGGGGCGACGCTGTCGAGTTGAAAGAAGCCGGCAAGTGGTTGCGTCACAACGCTGAACAGCAACCGCCGATTGTCATGAGTTACAACAAGGCCGTTGATTTTTATGCGGGCAATTACGACGTGCGCAGCGGCGTGAGTTTCAGTCGGGATTCGCTGCCCCGACAAATCGAATATGCCCGCCATCGCCAGGCGCGTTACGTCGTCGTTAGTGAACGGTACCTCAAACTTTTTCCAGTTTGGCAACAAGCGCTCGAGGCACCGAATTCTGAGCTCAAGCTGTTGTACAAGACGGGCAACACCATCGCTCCCAAGGCTTATGTTTTTGAAATCGTTCCGCAGCCGGTGGAAAATGCTGGTAATTGA
- a CDS encoding EamA family transporter encodes MTKTIANTIFLLSILTTIAGQIFLKKAMTSQTLHFDSSRLFSSIVTLAMNPYVLAWVLSAGISAALWIFVLSRFELSFAFPVSTTLSYVLILVLSWWLFGENMTLIRWIGIGLMCAGIFMTAQS; translated from the coding sequence ATGACCAAAACAATAGCTAACACGATCTTTTTGCTCTCAATTTTGACGACCATTGCCGGACAAATTTTTTTGAAGAAAGCCATGACCAGCCAGACGCTGCACTTCGACTCCTCACGTTTGTTTTCGAGCATCGTCACGCTGGCGATGAATCCTTACGTGCTCGCGTGGGTTTTGTCGGCCGGCATCAGCGCCGCGCTGTGGATTTTCGTCCTGTCGCGCTTCGAGCTGAGCTTCGCCTTTCCGGTCTCGACGACGCTGAGTTATGTTTTGATTCTCGTGCTGTCGTGGTGGCTGTTCGGCGAGAACATGACGCTCATCCGCTGGATCGGCATCGGCTTGATGTGCGCCGGCATTTTCATGACCGCCCAAAGCTAA
- a CDS encoding glycosyltransferase family 2 protein yields the protein MERSKNDFSLSIFFPVYNDWGTIGSMVALAISTAEQITDDYEIILVNDGSAQHTVDVLNFVEKQFPQVRVVHHKKNRGYGGALRTGFSEARKDYIFYTDGDAQYDVRELKKLVPAMRPGIDIVNGYKIKRHDPWYRIVIGKMYHTVTKLAFGFTIRDVDCDFRLMRREVFDHIHLEHNSGVICVEMIKKLHDAGCRFAEVPVTHFFRASGKSTFFRFGRVFRVGIDLAKLWWRLVVKKEGKNTEAVHDRTREVVSR from the coding sequence ATGGAACGCAGCAAGAACGACTTCAGCCTGTCCATCTTTTTCCCGGTTTATAACGACTGGGGCACGATCGGCAGCATGGTGGCTTTGGCGATTTCAACCGCCGAGCAAATTACCGACGACTATGAAATTATTTTGGTCAATGACGGTAGTGCCCAGCACACTGTCGACGTGCTGAACTTTGTGGAAAAACAGTTTCCACAAGTGCGCGTTGTGCATCACAAAAAAAACCGCGGCTACGGCGGCGCTTTGCGAACCGGTTTTTCGGAAGCGCGCAAGGATTATATTTTTTACACCGACGGCGACGCGCAATATGACGTGCGCGAGCTGAAAAAACTCGTGCCGGCCATGCGACCGGGGATCGACATCGTCAACGGCTATAAGATCAAGCGCCACGATCCGTGGTATCGCATCGTCATCGGCAAAATGTATCACACCGTCACCAAGCTGGCGTTCGGCTTTACGATTCGCGACGTCGATTGCGACTTTCGCCTGATGCGCCGCGAGGTTTTTGATCACATTCATCTCGAGCACAACAGCGGCGTGATCTGTGTCGAGATGATCAAGAAATTGCACGACGCCGGCTGCCGCTTTGCCGAAGTGCCGGTGACGCATTTTTTCCGCGCCAGCGGCAAGTCGACATTCTTTCGCTTTGGCCGCGTCTTTCGCGTCGGCATCGATCTCGCCAAATTGTGGTGGCGTTTGGTTGTCAAAAAAGAAGGTAAAAACACGGAAGCCGTTCATGATCGAACTCGAGAAGTCGTATCGCGATAA